In Camarhynchus parvulus chromosome Z, STF_HiC, whole genome shotgun sequence, a genomic segment contains:
- the PHAX gene encoding phosphorylated adapter RNA export protein yields the protein MAQELRGMDGDVEDGELSGSDSDMPGAGSPGQKLHAGSDSCRPFQSSLSSCAPSVPYRTTKSLDSSEESCSDSDDDSCLWKRKRQKCFNFSPAKPEPFQLSQSHQKQTAVRGKKVNNIWGAVLQEQNQDAVATELGILGMDGSIDRSRQSETYNYLLAKKLMKEAQQKEAETLDKELDEYMHDDKKTCPAEEENGQGFLKRKRPVKDRLGERQEMKYKGRYEITEEDSEEKVADEIAYRLCEPKKDLIARVVKIIGKRKAIELLMETAEVEQNGGLFIVNGTRRRTPGGVYLNLLKNTPSIKEEKIKEIFYLENQKEYENKKAAKKRRIQVLGKKMKKAIKGLNLQEYDDASRETFASDTNEALASLEDLQEGHHEAKMEPEDTIEIDNAHDLEIF from the exons ATGGCGCAGGAGCTGCGGGGCATGGACGGCGACGTGGAGGACGGCGAGCTCTCGGGCTCCGACTCGGACATGCCCGGCGCCGGCTCCCCTGGACAG AAGCTGCACGCTGGCAGTGATTCCTGCAGGCccttccagagcagcctgtCATCCTGTGCTCCCAGTGTTCCTTACAGGACCACCAAGAGCCTGGACTCCAGCGAGGAGAGCTGCTCCGACTCCGACGACGACAGCTGCCTGTGGaagagaaagaggcagaaatgcTTCAACTTCTCCCCTGCCAAACCTGAGcccttccagctcagccagagccaCCAAAAACAGACTGCTGTGCGCGGGAAGAAGGTCAACAACATCTGGGGCGCCGTGCTCCAGGAGCAGAACCAGGATGCGGTGGCGACTGAGCTTGGGATTCTGGGCATGGACGGTTCAATTGACAGGAGCAGGCAGTCTGAGACTTACAACTACCTGCTGGCTAAAAAGCTGATGAAGGAGGCCCAGCAGAAGGAGGCAGAGACTTTGGACAAGGAGCTGGATGAATACATGCACGATGACAAGAAGACATGtccagcagaggaggagaacgGGCAGGGCTTCCTCAAACGGAAGCGGCCTGTGAAAGACAGACtgggggaaaggcaggagatgaAATACAAGGGAAGGTATGAGATCACAGAGGAAGATTCAGAGGAAAAAGTGGCAGATGAAATTGCTTATCG ACTTTGTGAGCCAAAGAAAGACTTAATTGCTCGAGTAGTGAAAATAATTGGGAAGAGAAAAGCCATCGAGCTGCTGATGGAAACAGCTGAAGTAGAGCAGAATGGTGGACTGTTCATCGTG AATGGCACCAGGAGAAGAACACCTGGGGGTGTTTATTTAAACCTGCTGAAGAACACACCGAGcatcaaagaagaaaaaatcaag gaAATATTCTATCTGGAAAACCAGAAGGAGTATGAAAACAAGAAAGCTGCCAAGAAGAGGAGGATACAAGTTCTGgggaagaagatgaagaaggcCATCAAGGGGCTTAACCTGCAGGAATATGATGATGCATCTCGTGAGACTTTTGCCAGTGACACAAACGAGGCTCTGGCTTCCCTGGAGGACCTGCAGGAAGGGCACCACGAGGCAAAGATGGAACCTGAGGATACTATTGAAATTGATAATGCTCACGATTTGGAGATCTTTTAG